Sequence from the Zeugodacus cucurbitae isolate PBARC_wt_2022May chromosome 2, idZeuCucr1.2, whole genome shotgun sequence genome:
ccacACACAATCGAACACAATGCATATTATTTGTTGCAAACACAAAGGTATGATAATCATTTAATTATCTTATATTCATGAACTATGATTTACTATACTGATTCCCAAAggaaatgtacaaatgcaacattCTTGGGGTAATTGTTTCACTTTGCCTGTTAGTATTGTTCCAGGAACCTTCAGAAATTGGAGGTTATGGATTTAATCGGgatttgtaaatatatgatTTGGTATTAGAACGCGATGACTATCATTGGAGCTTACCGATTTTATCGCATCAAATACCGTTATTTCTGTTATtacttttatgaaattaattgctTTGATTTGGATTTTGCTGGAATACTTGTATAGaaagttcatatttatttaaaatttattagattAGATTTCCAAGTCTATCCCCAATTCActcatattttctcatttgctcCAATACTTTAtcgtatacatatttctttgccTCTTTGCCCCAAATGAAGTCCAAATGTGCCCATTTCGAGAAGGGTACAAGGTAGTCTAGCTTCATGTTCGGCAATTCGTCGCGCAGACGGCGAACATCCTTGACATCACACATCCAGTCATTGGCGCCATAGTAGAGCATAACAGGTGCTTTAGCATTACTCAACTGAAAAGTGGAGAAATGAAAGAATTAAGAATACTACAATTTGAATCATTCGCTACCTTGTAGTTGGGTGGGTACATGCTACCGCCATACTCTAAGGGATTTCGTAGCACACTGTAATCGAATTTGCGGAACTTATTCGAGTTGTGTTCCTGACAGAAGTGCAGATTCTGGTTGATTGAAGCACCTGCTGGCGATGTGGCTTTGATGTGTTCCAGCAATTCCTGCagagaaaatattaatgatTATGCTTCAAATGAACACTAAGCTTCACGCTCACATATTCCAACTGTTCCGAATCGTAACCACCAATTAGGAAAATCTCATTGGCGCACATTTCGACATAGGGCGATGTGGCTTGACACATCTCAATGCCCAAATCTTGCTTGAACTTATTGCTTGGCATAAATTCCATTGAGCCCACAAGTTCGACCATCGCATTTGGTTGTCCCAAAATGGGCGCAAAGGCACGCGTTAGTGGACTCTTCATATTGCCCATATAGGCAGCGGGTCCCAGCAGATGTgccgatttaattttattattgtagctTGGCTTCTCCGACATCATCACCAAGTAAACGGTTGTGCCTTGCGAGTGGCCAATATACTGCAACTGCTTGTTGCCCGTGTAATTCAACACGTAATCGATCATAGCGGGCACATCGTAAACACCAATTTCATGCCAACTGAAATTCCAGAAGACCTGCCAGTAAGTGGGCCAAGTGCGATGCTTCTTCGAGTAAGTATTACCACGCGCATTACCCATCCACACATCGTAACCGGCATCGGCGAGTATATAGGCGAGCGCTTTGTTCGGACCCATCAGCACCCAGTCGGAGGAGGAGCTCAACATGCCATGCATGAGAAATGCAACAGGTCGTTTACCGGACTTATCACTCTTCGGTGAGTAAGGTATGCGATGCATGGTGAGTATGTAACCATCGCTGGTGGTGACCGTGTGACGTTCCATGGGGTAGCCATCGGCTATGATGCGTTCACCCTGGTTTGGAGGGAGTTTTTGTTTAAGTGTTAAATAGAGAATAAcacaaaatgtttttatatgagCTTACACAGTCCGAAATGGGTCGATCCGCGGCATATGCGCAGTCGAAAATGATCAGCAGCGCTAACACTAAACTTCCTTTTAACAccgaattttgcattttttaaacaatCTAATTGTTCGAAGGGGTCTTATATAGCCATGAGCATTCTTGTATACCCCCACAGTAGCGTTACGCAGATAATGGCTAGAAATTATGACCCTAGATTAGCTAAAAATcgttaaataatttacaaattcgCGATAATGACTTGAAGTGTGCGTCAACAGGCATGATCTCATTAGCGGCCGATTTTTTTCGGCGGTACCGTTGTTTTCGAAAGTATTTCAGCTTTGATTTATCACGCCGTTCAGCGTTATACCCCTAAGAGAGCGCAATAGATTGTTTACACTGAAAATGGGAGTGAAGAAAATTGATAGTTCAAcagttatcttttttttttgaatactaaggaatatatgtatatatttcatagTTGCCAACATTGGGCTATAATAATAGGATTCCGTTTCTGTATACACAAGTCCAAGTTCCATGCCCGGATCAGTTGGTTGGTAACGCATTTTGTCGGaatatttttctgtattttcttCAATTATCGCCAGTACTTTCCTCGTTAATTGAGATGACGTATTCAAAGTTTATATTGGCTCTCTCAGTTATCTCTCCTAGAATCTCTCCAAGGAAGACCACAAGATTATCGGTCTCATCGAATATTATTAACATCCAATATAACATACTGGGAATAGTGATTCGACGTTATGAGTAAATTTATTCCCTTCGTAgatatctgtatatattatCAAGCCACATACTTCATTATATTGATAGTAGAAAATTGAAGTACTGATTAACAATTAAATGCCAATTTGATAGCAAAAAATACATTCATTAGAGGAATCTTTGGAATGGTAATTGACATCGGTAATCAACAAAGAACGGTATTAAATTGATCAAatatcgaattttttaaaagttgaCAATATGCTCcgaaaatttgaatattaatttgttaattttgtagaataatttattaaaaaatattgcactcCCCCCCGACTACTCCTCCTCGACATGACCTTCGATAATGTAGTTCAGTTTCTCCACATCTTTATGCCACAAACTCACTTCGACTTGGTAGTAACCGGGATGTAGATATTGCTTGAACTTGTCCGACACTATAGGATACTCTTTTATCACATAGGTGTTCTTAACAACCGGACAAACATATGGTGATGGTGCATTCGAGTATTTAACCAATGACTCGTAAATATACATGCGATAGAAGAACAACATGAAATCACAAACTCGCATGGCAGGCAATGGCATTAGTGTATTATAATCCTTCTCAGCGTCCTCGGCACGCTTTAGCAAAATTTTtatctataaaaacaaaaaaaattaatttatactgtatactaaatattattgttaCACAACCTTCCACGCATTATCCAGAGCCACCAGCTGCTCGGCAATGCCGCTGATCTTCACGCCGTCCTCACTTTGAATGAATTCCACATTAATTTTGCCCACATCATCGTCCTCCTTCACAGCTATCAACTGATCCAAGATGAATTCGTAATTGGACGCTTCCACTGCAGTGATAATAACGgcatatttaaatgcaattcCGTAAAGGCACAACAAATAGAAGTGCATTTTGATGCTGCAACGTTTGCGTTGCGTTTGAAGCGCCGTTTGCTGAAACAccacttttcataaaaatatttaaaagatatcTAGCACGCAATAACTACCATTCTAGTGTGTTTACAGTTATGTGATAATATTTGACATGAAACggaaatgatttttaaaaacgctgttgttgtttttatcaaTACATCTTGTTATagaatatttgtgtaaatattatttaatcatTATGTGGGTGTAGCTGCTCATCAAGTATTAGTGAGTtcacacaaaaattatttaaaatataatttcaaagtaaaatttttgttttatgggaattttcaaaaatcactgTTTTGAATTTATGCTcttttttttaaaaactacCTACTTTTCATCGATTTGGTCGTACGAAGTGTTATCTCATATAGCAAT
This genomic interval carries:
- the Lip3_2 gene encoding lipase 3, producing MQNSVLKGSLVLALLIIFDCAYAADRPISDCGERIIADGYPMERHTVTTSDGYILTMHRIPYSPKSDKSGKRPVAFLMHGMLSSSSDWVLMGPNKALAYILADAGYDVWMGNARGNTYSKKHRTWPTYWQVFWNFSWHEIGVYDVPAMIDYVLNYTGNKQLQYIGHSQGTTVYLVMMSEKPSYNNKIKSAHLLGPAAYMGNMKSPLTRAFAPILGQPNAMVELVGSMEFMPSNKFKQDLGIEMCQATSPYVEMCANEIFLIGGYDSEQLEYELLEHIKATSPAGASINQNLHFCQEHNSNKFRKFDYSVLRNPLEYGGSMYPPNYKLSNAKAPVMLYYGANDWMCDVKDVRRLRDELPNMKLDYLVPFSKWAHLDFIWGKEAKKYVYDKVLEQMRKYE
- the LOC105211943 gene encoding uncharacterized protein LOC105211943; this encodes MHFYLLCLYGIAFKYAVIITAVEASNYEFILDQLIAVKEDDDVGKINVEFIQSEDGVKISGIAEQLVALDNAWKIKILLKRAEDAEKDYNTLMPLPAMRVCDFMLFFYRMYIYESLVKYSNAPSPYVCPVVKNTYVIKEYPIVSDKFKQYLHPGYYQVEVSLWHKDVEKLNYIIEGHVEEE